A window from Melopsittacus undulatus isolate bMelUnd1 chromosome Z, bMelUnd1.mat.Z, whole genome shotgun sequence encodes these proteins:
- the RANBP10 gene encoding ran-binding protein 10 isoform X3, producing the protein MREWQAKIRSTIKRFPIGDRLGEWQAMLQNMVSSYLVHHGYCSTATAFARITETTIQEEQTSIKNRQRIQKLVLAGRVGEAIEATQQLYPGLLEHNPNLLFMLKCRQFVEMVNGTDSEVRCFSARSPRSQDSYPGSPSLSPRHGSNNSHVHSTGADSPTCSNGVVSMKSKQSHSKYPTLSSSSSSSSSSSPSSVNYSESNSTDSTKSQQHSSTSNQETSDSEMEMEAEHYPNGVLENSSTRIMNGTYKHEEILQTDESSMEDSCPQRQLCGGNHAATERMIQFGRELQILSEQLCREYGKNTVHKKMLQDAFSLLAYSDPWNCPVGQQLDPIQREPVCAALNSAILESQNVPKQPPLMLALGQASECLRLMARVGLGSCSFARVDDYLH; encoded by the exons ATGAGGGAGTGGCAAGCGAAGATTCGGAGCACCATTAAGCGGTTTCCCATAGGAGACAGACTAGGCGAGTGGCAAGCCATGCTGCAGAA tATGGTTTCGTCGTATTTGGTTCATCATGGGTACTGTTCAACAGCAACTGCCTTTGCCAGAATCACAGAGACCACAATTCAGGAAGAACAGACCTCAATAAAGAATAGACAAA gaaTACAGAAGCTAGTGCTAGCAGGCAGAGTGGGAGAGGCTATAGAAGCCACCCAGCAGCTCTATCCTGGCCTCCTAGAACATAACCCCAACCTGCTCTTCATGTTAAA GTGTCGGCAGTTTGTGGAGATGGTGAATGGGACAGACAGTGAAGTCCGTTGTTTCAGTGCCCGCAGCCCCAGATCCCAGGACAGTTACCCTGGGTCCCCCAGCTTAAGTCCTAGACATGGATCAAACAACTCACATGTTCACAGTACTG GAGCAGATAGTCCAACCTGTAGCAATGGAGTTGTGTccatgaaaagcaaacagagtCACAGTAAATACCCAACACTGAgttcatcatcttcatcttcctcttcctcctccccgtCATCTGTGAACTACTCTGAGTCCAATTCTACAGATTCTACCAAATCTCAGCAGCACAGTAGCACGAGTAATCAAGAAAccag TGACAGTGAGATGGAAATGGAGGCTGAGCATTACCCTAATGGAGTCCTGGAAAATTCGTCTACCAGAATAATGAATGGCACCTACAAACATGAAGAGATCCTGCAAACAGATGAATCCAGCATGG AAGACAGCTGCCCCCAGAGGCAGCTGTGTGGAGGGAACCATGCTGCTACAGAACGAATGATTCAGTTTGGACGTGAGCTTCAGATTTTGAGTGAGCAGCTTTGCAGGGAATATGGAAAGAACACAGTGCACAAAAAGATGCTTCAG GATGCATTTAGCTTGTTAGCTTACTCAGATCCTTGGAACTGCCCTGTTGGTCAACAGCTGGACCCAATCCAGAGGGAAcctgtgtgtgctgctcttAATAGTGCTATACTGG AATCTCAGAACGTGCCAAAGCAGCCCCCACTGATGCTTGCCCTGGGCCAGGCCTCGGAATGTTTGCGGCTTATGGCTCGCGTGGGCTTGGGTTCCTGCTCCTTTGCCAGAGTAGACGACTATTTGCACTAG